Within Streptomyces sp. NBC_00704, the genomic segment GCGGCCCAGCGCGTCCCGGTAGTGGGCCAGGATCTCCAGCTCGCGGGAGAGGTTCACCCGCCGGCCGCCGGAGGTGATCCTCGCCTCCTGGACGACGGCCGAGACGGCCATCCGCTCCTGGATCAGGCCGATGATCCGGTCGTCCAGCGCGTCGATGCGCTCGCGGGCGCCGGTGATCACGTCGGCGGCCTCGGAGGTACGGGCGCCGGTCACGTCGATGGCGGTCATGGGGGCTCCTGTAGGGGTTCGGTTCGGGATGCGGTGCGGGCCGCCCCGGAGCGACAGGACCCGGGAGAAACGACAGGCGCCCCGGGCCTTGTCGGCCCGGGGCGCCTGGGAAGTCGCTGGTCAGAAGCTCAAGCGACACGACCATGGCAGCCGGCGGGCCGGGTGCCATAGGTAAAGACGAAGGTCGTGTGAGCGAGCATGCGCCCAGTATGCAGGGGCGCCGGGCGCGGTCCAAGCCCGTTCGCATCCTGAGACGCGGGGGCGGCCGCGGAGCCGGGACGGCGTCTCGTCCGCTCTCGGTAGAATTGGCCAGCACAGAGACCACGCCCGAACCGCCGGAAGGCCCCCGTGTCCACAGCGACTCCCGCTGCCGCCGCCCCCGACACCGTCCTGGTCGTCGACTTCGGC encodes:
- a CDS encoding chorismate mutase — encoded protein: MTAIDVTGARTSEAADVITGARERIDALDDRIIGLIQERMAVSAVVQEARITSGGRRVNLSRELEILAHYRDALGRPGTALAMTLLELCRGRV